The Pseudomonas sp. SCA2728.1_7 DNA segment TGATCGTGTCGCGCAGGGCCGGGCTGCCGGCAAACAATTGGCGCAAGCTTTCGCTGCTGGCGCGCCAGCGGTGGCTGGCCTGCTGCAACAGGCTGTCATCGGTCACTTTCGGCAGGTGCCCGGCTACCGTGGGCAATGGTGAGGGGGCGCTGGCTTCATCCAGATTAAGGCGATCGGGCATGGTGGCATGACTCGCAAGGGGAACGGCTCATCCGTTCCGGAACGGGTCATTCAAGACAAATCGCGCAAGGCGATGGCGGTACATAGATATTCTTTGCAACAACCCCGCGTGACCGCTCGGCACTCTTCATCAAACTGTCATCGAACTGTGGCAGCGCGCTTGTACAAACTTCATCAGACTCGCGCTCTACTGGGGTTCTGCGTTTCGGTGTTTTTCATGCACAAGGTGTTTTTATCCGTCGCGGCCATGTTGGCCGCGCTTTTGTTCAGTGCGCCGTCGATGGCGGCAGCGCGTTGTGATGTCAACGTGCCGACCGAGCACGCTGATCTGCAACAAGTCAGCATTGCTTATCAGAGCATTGGTCGGGCGTCGGACCCGGCGTTGCTGCTGGTGATGGGCCTGGGCGGGCAGTTGATCCACTGGCCGGACGAAGTGGTCGTCGCGTTGTGTCAGCAGGGCTTTCGGGTGATTCGCTACGACAACCGCGATGTCGGCTTGTCGACCTGGCGTCAGGCGCCGGTTGAAGCCAACCTGACCTTCGAAGTGCTGCGTTACAAGCTCGGTTTGCCAGTGGCGGCGCCGTACAGCCTGACCGATATGGCGGACGACGCGCTGGGTTTGATGGACGCTTTGCACGTTGAGCAATTCCATGTACTGGGCGCGAGCATGGGCGGGATGATCGCCCAGCACATGGCGGCGATGGCGCCACAGCGGGTCGAAAGCCTGACGTTGATCATGACCACGTCTGGCGCCGAAGGCTTGCCGGCACCGAGTGCGGCGCTGGTGCAACTTCTCTCGCGACGCGGTGCACCGAATCGTCAGGTGGCACTGGAGCAACAGGCGGATTTACTGGCGGCGCTGGGTAGCCCTTCGGTCACCGATGATCGGCAGGTGTTGCTGCAGCAGGCAGCCGCGTCGTATGACCGGGCGTTCAACCCCGAAGGCGTGAAACGGCAGATCATGGCGATCCTCGCCGAGCCGAGTCGGGTGGCGTTGCTCAATCAGTTGCGGGTGCCGACGCTGGTGGTGCATGGCACGGCGGACCCGTTGCTGCCGGTGATGCACGGCGTGCATCTGGCGGCGCATATTCGTGGCAGTCAGTTGAAGCTGATTCCGGGGCTGGCGCATCGCTTTCAAGAGGCGTTCAAGGAGCCATTGCTGGCGGCGGTGCTGCCGTATTTGCAGGCGCATCGTGAAGACACCTCGCATTGGGCGCAGATTGAGCCGGTGGTGGGCGGGAATCTGCTGTAACCGAGGTATTTGTGTTGTCTGAGCGGGCCTCTTCGCGAGCAGGCTCGCTCCCACAGGGGAACGCCCTCCAAGGGTGGGAGCGAGCCTGCTCGCGAAGGGGCCGTTACGGTCACCACAAAACGCTGCCCCGGTGTATCGTGCAAACTTTCCCGCAAGATTTCCCCTCGCGAGGTGTGTGATGAGTTCCGCTTTGAAAATCGATTTTGTCAGCGACGTCTCCTGCCCGTGGTGCGTCGTCGGTTTGCGTGGTTTGTTACAGGCGCTGGAGATCTTGCGCAACGAAGTGCAGGCCGAGATCCATTTCCAGCCGTTCGAACTGAATCCGAAAATGGGCGCCGATGGGCAGAACATCGCCGAGCATATTCAAGAAAAATACGGTTCAACCCCGGAGCAGTCGCAGAAGAACCGCGAAGCGATCCGCGCTCGTGGTGCAGAACTCGGGTTTGCCTTTCGCACCGACGGCAACAGCCGCATTTACAACACTTTTGATGCGCATCGCTTGCTGCACTGGGCCGGGCTTGAAGGTTTGCAATTGCCGTTGAAAGAGGCGCTGTTCAAGGCGTACTTCAGTGATGGAGGCAATCCGTCGGATCCTCGGCAGCTTGTGCAGATTGCGGAAAGTGTCGGGCTGGATCGCCAGCGGGCCGAGGCTGTTCTGGCGTCGGACGAGTTTGCCGATGAGGTGCGTGAAGAAGAGCAGTTGTGGCTGCAGCGCGGGGTGAGTTCGGTGCCGACCGTGGTGTTCAACGGGCAATACGCGGTGACGGGCGGGCAGCCGGTGGAGACGTTTGTCGGAGCGATTCGGCAGATCATGGCCGAGTCCAAGGGTGGCATCGTCAACTAAAGAGCAAAAGCCCCTCACCCTAACCCTCTCCCAGAGGGAGAGGGGACTGATCGGGGGATGCTGGAGTGATACGCCGACCTGAGCGTGCTTTTGCTGAATCCATAATCGACTCGGTTTTTCAGGTCGATGTCACTTGAACGACACCTCGGTCGGCCCCCTCTCTCAGGGGGAGAGGGGACTGACTGGGGGATGCTGGAGTGATACGCCGACCTGAGCGTGCTTCGCTGAATCCATAATCGACTCGGTTTTTCAGGTCGATGTCACTTGAACGACACCTCGGTCGGCCCCTCTCTCAGGGGGAGAGGGGACTGACTGGGGGATGCTGGAGTGATACGCCGACCTGAACGTGCTTCGCTGAATCCATAATCGACTCGGTTTTTCGGGTGATGTCACTTGAACGACACCTCGGTCGGCCCCTCTCTCAGAGGGAGAGGGGACTGATTGGGGGATGCTGGAGTGATACGCCGACCTGAGCGTGCTTCGCTGAATCCATAATCGACTCGGTTTTTCAGGTCGATGTCACTTGAACGACACCTCGGTCGGCCCCTCTCTCAGGGGGAGAGGGGACTGATTGGGGGATGCTGGAGTGATACGCCGACCTGAGCGTGCTTTTGCTGAATCCATAATCGACTCGGTTTTTCAGGTCGATGTATCTTGAACGACACCTCGGTCGGCCCCCTCTCTCAGGGGGAGAGGGGACTGACTGGGGGATGCTGGAGTGATACGCCGACCTGAGCGTGCTTCGCTGAATCCATAATCGACTCG contains these protein-coding regions:
- a CDS encoding alpha/beta hydrolase produces the protein MHKVFLSVAAMLAALLFSAPSMAAARCDVNVPTEHADLQQVSIAYQSIGRASDPALLLVMGLGGQLIHWPDEVVVALCQQGFRVIRYDNRDVGLSTWRQAPVEANLTFEVLRYKLGLPVAAPYSLTDMADDALGLMDALHVEQFHVLGASMGGMIAQHMAAMAPQRVESLTLIMTTSGAEGLPAPSAALVQLLSRRGAPNRQVALEQQADLLAALGSPSVTDDRQVLLQQAAASYDRAFNPEGVKRQIMAILAEPSRVALLNQLRVPTLVVHGTADPLLPVMHGVHLAAHIRGSQLKLIPGLAHRFQEAFKEPLLAAVLPYLQAHREDTSHWAQIEPVVGGNLL
- a CDS encoding DsbA family oxidoreductase, with translation MSSALKIDFVSDVSCPWCVVGLRGLLQALEILRNEVQAEIHFQPFELNPKMGADGQNIAEHIQEKYGSTPEQSQKNREAIRARGAELGFAFRTDGNSRIYNTFDAHRLLHWAGLEGLQLPLKEALFKAYFSDGGNPSDPRQLVQIAESVGLDRQRAEAVLASDEFADEVREEEQLWLQRGVSSVPTVVFNGQYAVTGGQPVETFVGAIRQIMAESKGGIVN